The sequence CGAAGTTTGGTGTTTTGTGAGGGGCAAAGAGGATATCATCATGCGTGGCATTCTGATGTCGTTTGAACTGAGCCGGCGTAATGTGGCCACCGAGATGATCGTCGCGCCCCGTGGCCATGTGGCAGGTGCCCAGCACTTTTTCATCCTGAATATCAGCGCCTGAAACAGGCAGCACCTGAGTGCCAAAACCGAGTTCCCCAAGCACGCCCGTCATCGGATCGTCTTGAAGCTTGGCGTTGTGAACATCAATGGTGGCCTGATCCCCAGCGATGAGCTCGCTCTTGATGATGCGTCCACCCGTGACCGTGAGTTTCCCCAGGGTGCCGTTTTCATACTTCATGGGGAAGAAACCTTCCGCACCTGTCGGCACGAAATAGACCTCGCCCGCCGGTAGGTTAGCCACGTCTGGCGTGGTGCCACGGCAGAGGCCATGGCTTTTCTGGGCCTCCTGGCCACTCAGTTCAAGCTTGGCCGTGAGAATCTCACCGCTTTCGAGAGCAAAGTCGATCTCCACAGAGTCGGCCTTGGTCATGGCCAAACGCAGTTTTTCAGCATCACGGCTGACTTCATCATAATCGACCGCAAGGCCGGTATTGAGGATGATGTCGTTAAGACCATGCAGAGTCGCGCCACGGAATCCATACTGCTTGGCAAAGGCGGTGAGAGGCGCTGTGGCGGAGAAGGTGGAGATGCACAGAATGATGTCGTAGTTCGGGTAAATATCCTTCTCTAGACTCAGTGCCTTGCCTTCCATGTCCACGCACTCATCGGGGAGATCCAGATTGCTGCCGCCGGTCTGCTGGTAGGCATACATTTCGCCGCCCTTCATGGCCAGCTCATCGAGCACGCCGTTTTTCAGCCCCAGGTAAAAGTGCTTGTGGGCTTGACGTTGCACAGCCCGCTCTGGATTTTCCAAGAAAGCCATGCCTTGGGCCTCTGCGAGGTCTGGCAGATCAATGAGGATACAAACTTTACAGCCAAAAGTGGGCTGAAAAACGGTATGTAGGAGACGATAGAGATCGAACTTGGGGAAAGTGCGGCTATTCGCCGTCGTCTGAACGGTGGGCATGGCAGCGGACATGATGAAAGAGAGTGTGATTCGGGTAAAGCGCAATACGGCGTCAAAGGACTTCACGGGCGCGGTTTTCTTTTGGGAAATGGCTCCTTTGTGGGAAGAATGCACTGAAAACACCCCATGAAGAAGCCCAAAATCGTTCTGATCACCGGCTGTAGCCGCGGCCTTGGCCGAGCCATGATCCCTGAGTTCATCGCCCGTGGATGGACAGTCGCAGGCTGTGCACGCGACGAACAGATGATTTCCGCCCTACAGAAAGAGTTCCCTCAGCCGCATTGGTTCCAGCCCTGCGATGTCGCCCACGCCGATATCGTCGAGCATTTTTGTCACCTCCTCCAAAAACACTGCGGACTCCCGGATCTCGTGCTCAACAATGCCGCCATCGTCAATGCCAATGCTCCGATCTGGGAAGTGAGCGCGGATGAGTTTGACCGAGTCGTGGATATCAACATCAAAGGCCCGACCCATGTGATGCGTCATCTGCTGCCACCCATGCTGGAGCGGGGCAGCGGTGTCATTGTCAATTTTTCCTCGGGTTGGGGCCGCTGCACCGCCCCCGAGGTGGCCCCCTACTGCGCCACGAAATACGCCATTGAAGGTCTGTCTCAGGCCGTGGCTCAGGAGACCGGTGGTAAGGTGGCTGTCATTCCTTTAAACCCAGGCATCATTGATACCCGAATGCTGCGCAGTTGCTTCGGTCATGATGCCGGGCACTACCCTGGTCCCGAGGTGTGGGCAAGAACAGCGGTGCCTTTTTTGATTGGCCTCGGCCCCAAGGACAACGGTCGCCCCCTGACGGCTCCCGGTGGGTAAGTCGAATCACTCTCACTCCACCATAGAAGCAATCTGTTTGTCGGAAGGCGGGGCGGAGAGGCGATCATGCCCAGCTTTCACCTGCTGCAGCATCTCTTCAAATCGGCGAAACAAAACGGGCGACCAAAGACGCTGGATCTCCCAGCCTTGAGTGCGCAGAACTCGGGTGCGGAAGATATCCCACTCGATCGGGTCAGGGGTCTTGTGAAAACGACTGAAGTCGGTGAGCACACCCACCGTCACATCCGCAGGCATCAGCGGATGAATGCAGGCCACGTCCACGCAAAAACCCTCATTGCCCCAATGGATGTGTATGCCCGTCTCATGACGATCCAGCATCGCTTGCCCCAGAGCTGTGGCCAGCCGTGAGGGAGTCGCAGTTTCCCACGCCTTCAACTCAGGCTTCGCATCCCTGCGCATTTTCTCCAAGTCCTCTTGATAACTCGCAAAGACCTCGGCCAGACGTTCCGCATAACGCAGGTAGGCATAGAGCTGCAATCGTCCATTCGGGATCTGGCCGGGAGGCACCGCTTCCACGGCGGTGTATTCAGCAGTGGGAATGGAAGTGAGAACATGCACCGCATCACGCGCACGGGTCACCAGCACATTGAGACGACGTCCTCCTTCCCGTTGCGATAGGGCTCCAAAGTTACGTCGGAACTTGCCCTGGGTGTCGGGACCGAATGTGGTGCTGATGATCATCACATCGCGTTCATCCCCTTGCACATTTTCGAGGTTTTTGACAAAGAGCCCCTCGAAGGAATCCCGGCCTTTGCGGGTCTTGGCCGCTTCATACTTGCGGGCAAATTCAGCGTCACTTTCCACCCGCTTGGCGAGCGCTTCATGAATCGCCTCTTTTTGTGTGAGATTAAAACACGCCACACCAATGGAAGGTGGATTCGGCTCAGCCAGAAGTTCGGCGATGAGATTCACCGCAGCCTCGGCTTCCTGCACATTGGCCCTCTCGGCATACACGCCATTGACACGATGCAGACGGATCGGTGTGCTCAGGGCCTTATTGCGTGGATGACCGGGAATAGGCTGCAGGCGTGAGCCGTAATATTGCTCATTGGAGAAGCCGATCAGCGCCTCATTCCGACTGCGATAGTGGACATCCAAATAGGCCTCACGAACATCCAGATTGAGGGCTGCCGTCAGTAAGTCTTCAGCCTCTTGCTGTTGCTGATAAAACAATTCCTCCGCTGTTTCCGCATCACTATCACCAGAGTCCGCCAAGGCCGACTCAAAGAAACGCGTGGGGGGTAACTGTTTCTGGTCACCTGCAATCACGACACGATGTCCACGGAGCAAAACGGGTAGAGCCTCTTCCAAACGACACTGGGAAGCCTCGTCAAAAATGACCACATCGAAAATGGCATTGCGCGGAAAAATCTGAGCGACCGTGGAAGGACTGGCCATCCAGACGGGGCAGAGATCAAAGAGTGGATCTCCTCCTTCCACTTCGGCCCCCGTCGCCAGCATCTGGCGTAGCTTCAGCGCCTTCTTGCCACGCACATAAAGACGTTGCCTCAGACCTACCCCGAGCTTGTTGAGTTGAGAGCCTGTACTCGCCAACAAACGACCACGCTGATGAGTCACCCAAAGAAAGCGAACATAGTTCCGCACATGCACCACCTTGTCCTGAGATAGTCGCAGAAAAGCATCGAAGGCCGCCTCAATCCTCTCCCCATCAATCGCCGCCAAGGCTGGATCATGATGCAAGCGATCCCGCAACAGGTTCTCGACCGCCTGGTGTATGAACGCGGCCTGAATGTCCTCCGCTGGCACGGCCTCCCGAAGCATCTGCTTGGCAGGTTCTTGCATGAGCGTCGGGAGCTGCTCCAACGCATGCTGGAGACGCACGATGTCTTCCAACGAGGTGAGATGAACAAGCCAAGCATGAGTGATCTGCTGCGCTGGCTCTTCCCCCAACCAACGTTCGATAAAACCGTTCTCCACCCCTGCGAGAAACAAACCACTTTGTCTCACCAGTTGACTGAGATGATGCAAAGCCTGCGCCCACCGCACTTCTTGGGTTAAACCATCGGCCAGCCTATAGACGGCCGTTGGATCATCCAGATGAGCTTGCAGCACATCTGCCGCTCCGAGGGTTTGGAAGAGATCCAGAAGTTCCCAGGTGTTTTGGATCAACTTTACCCGTGTTTGCATCTCGCCATCATCCAGCCAGGCAACCTCAGCAGCCGTCACTCGACCTAACCAATCGTTAACCAGAAGACGACTTTTCACCTCTCGATAAAAGGCCAGCCCTTGCTGCCAACCTGCATCGAGGCTCAGCCCCAAAGGGACCAAAGCTGCAGTAGCGGCTTTCTTCGCTGATCCAGCAAAGAGCTTCTTGAAAAAGCTCCCCGCAATCGGTTCCCACGCCTGTAGAGCTGCGAGGTGTTGATTGGCCGCCGCCAAGGTCAACACACCCGCGCTGCGGGCCCCGCTAAGCATCGCCCGATCCAACGGTGTTTCCGACTGTTGAAGCCAAGCCTGCACCTCAGGAAGCTCACGCTTCCATTCCTGACGTTTGGGCGCAGCCACTCGCGCTATAATCCCTGCAAGTGTGAGGTCGGCGCTAACGGCGATTTCCCGGAGCAGCGCCACCGCCGATTCACGCACCGCCGCCTGATTCACCAAGGGTTTGGCCGTATCCAAGGGAATGATAAGCACATTCGGACGATCTGCATCCGCCTGTTTCGCCGCTGCATCCAGAGTCTCAAACACCGCATGTGTATCGCGAGTCGAACGCGTTAAAAAATCGGCCAGACCGATCCCTAACAAATCTCGAAAAGGATTGGTGGGATAACCAGCCTTCTCAGCGCGGCGCACCATCTCATCCACAGTCGTCGCAGCCGCCTCGACCTCGGCGAGTTGCAAGCCGGGAATCTTATCGAACACAGGCGCATCGGCTTTCGCTGCATGACTCAACCATTGACCTAACAAATCATGAAAACTCCGCTCCGCTGGATTGCTGTTCGCGTGAATCTTTTGGCGATAACTCTCGAGTTCCAGATGCAGGGCTGCCAGTTGGTCATTCACCGACTGCAACTGACCTCGTGGATCCTGCGGAACCGGTGTGTCAGCGAGGTTTTCCAACTGCTCCCGTAGGCCCATGTAGAAGTCTTTGCGATCCGCACTGGGATCATGCACCACCCCACAGAGATCCCCCAGCCCAGTCGCATCCAGGCGATACTTCACCACATCAAGAGCCGTGCGTTTATCGCAGACGAACAAGACACGCTCGCCACGTGCGAGGTGATCCGCGATCATGTTGGTGATCGTCTGGCTTTTCCCCGTCCCAGGTGGACCGTGAACGACCAGCGCCTTCGCCTCGCGTGAGGCTAGAACCGCATTGGCTTGGCAAGGGTCAGCCGCAGAAACCAGCCATTCTTGAGCAAAATCGCGTCCTTGAACCGTCACCGACTCATCCGCGCTCTCGGTTTCTGGAGCTTCATCGTGCAAAGCCTGCGGATGGAGAAAGGCTGAGACGGGTTCCTGGAGTGTCGGCTGATTTTCCAGCATCCAGCGGGTATCCCTCAGCAGGGATTGATTGGACAACGGGAACAGACCCAACACGGCCGAGGGTAGGACCGACACAGATTTCGGCAGCTTATCGGCCATGGGCACGGCCTCCAGCACGGTTTCGTGATGAAAGGCAGGTGGCGGCACCAGATCGAGCAACGCATTGATCTGCCCTAAAAGCTCCTCCACCTCTCGCCAGGGATCACTGGCCTCCTCATCCAGGTAGATTTCACCGAATGACTTCCCCGTCTGCCGCTCAAGCCAAGCGAGAAGGGCCGGATTCGCCACGAGGAGGTCGGCGCCTTCGCCCACACATTCCAGGGTCACACCTGCACGAGAGCCGGTGCGCACCTGGAGCTGGATCGGCATCAGGAGCAGCGGCGCCAGCACTCGACTGGAGGAACCGCGCAAGGATTTTTCATCTGCGGCTGGGGGCATCGAGATGAGAGGGAACCCTAGAGCTAGGCAAGATTCTCCATGATCATTCATGTATTCCAAGGCGTCGTCCGCGATGTCGCGCAGCTTTTTCAGCAGCTTGGTCTGCTTTTGATAGGCATCCCGGGCCTGTTTTTGGTCGTCGGACCACTCCGCTTCAGGAAAAGACGGTGCCGTGAATACCGGAACCTTGACGGGAAACTCGATTTTCCGCTTATCCAACAGGGTTTTCAGGGCACTGGCGGGCTCCAATCCCTGCAAAAGGCTGAAATCCATCCAATCACAGCGCTGCCGGGAGCGGTGTGGACGGGCATTCATGGAGGGACCGTGGACCAGACTGGCAAACAGCCTCTGAAGCATTGTTTCGAGAATCATGGCAGCAGCTTCGGGAAAATTCCTTTGGGACATACCTTCTCTAGCCCAAATCACAACGCCGGTTTTGCCTTACTGAAAACTGGCCTCATCCTTTCCATGAAGCCTTTTCATCCATGTTCTGGCCTAGAGCCTGCATCACCAGTTGCCAGCCGGAGGGCACGCGCTAATCTCCCATCCCCCTTCCCCATCATGCCTGAACTGGAAAATCCCTTTCAAGAAACGCTCCTTCAGCGCCACCGCGCAGAACCATGCACCGTGGTGATCTTTGGCGCGACCGGCGACCTAACGAACCGCAAACTGATCCCGGCACTCTACAATGTGGCCGTGGAAGGTGATCTGCCGCCCCAGTTCAAGGTGGTAGGTTTTGCCCGCCGTGATAAGTCGGATGATGTCTTCCGCAAGGAGCTGGAGGAAGGCAACCGCAAGAACAGCCGCCAAGGCCATAATGACGAGCTTTGGGCCAGCTTTTCCCAGAGCATCCATTACCACCGCAGCGAGTTTGAAGATCTGGACGGTTACAAGGCCCTGGCTGATCTCCTAAACAAATTCGACGAAGAACGTGGCGCCCCTGCCAATCGCCTTTTCTACCTCGCCTCGGCTCCTGAGGCCTTTAAACCGATCCTAGAAATGCTGCGCGCCGCAGGTCTGAACCAAGGCGTTGGCGGTAAATGGGCTCGTGTGGTCTGTGAGAAGCCTTTTGGGAAGGACCTGAAGAGCGCCCGCGCCCTGAACGAGACCGTGGCAGCCACCTTCGAGGAAAAAGACACCTATCGTATCGACCACTACCTGGGCAAGGAAACCGCCCAGAACATCATGGTGCTGCGCTTTGCCAATGCCCTGTTCGAGCCCAATTGGAACAGCCGTTACATCGATCACGTGCAGATCACCTGCGCCGAAAATCTGGGCATGGAAGGCGGCCGGGGTGGTTACTACGACACCGCCGGTGCCCTGCGTGACATGGTGCAAAACCACCTCTTCCAGCTCCTGTCCCTGGTGGCCATGGAGCCTCCGACCGACCTCAGCGCGGATAGCGTGCGTGATGAAAAGGTGAAGGTCATTCGTGCCCTACGCCCGCTTGTCGGTCCAGAAGCCGTCGGTGCTAATATCATCCGCGCTCAATACACCGCTGGCAGCGTGGATGGCGTGCCGAGGGTGGGTTACCGCCAGGAAGATCGCGTGAATCCGGAATCTCAGACGGAAGCTTACGTGGCCCTGCGCCTCTTCATTGATACCTGGCGCTGGCAAGGCGTACCGTTCTACATCCGCGTCGGCAAGCAGCTTCCGAAAAAGGCCACCGAGATCAGCGTGCATTTTAAGCGCCCGCCGCAGGTGCCCTTCGCCACCGCTCGCCTCCCCGGCAGCAGTGAAAACACCCTGGTCATCCGCATCCAACCGGATGAAGGCATCGCCCTGCGCATCCTCGCCAAACAGCCTGGGCAGGCCCTGTCCATGCAGCAGGTGAAGATGGATTTCCGCTACAGCAGCAGCTTTGGCAAAGCCAGTCCTGAGGCCTACGAGCGCCTGCTCCTGGATGCCATGGCCGGTGACGCCACCCTCTTTGCCCGCCGCGACGAAGTGGAAAGCGCCTGGAAGTTCATTGATGAACTGGAGAACGCTTGGCACAAGTCCGATACACCACCACCGATGTGCGAATACCCTGCCGGCTCCTGGGGGCCGAAGGAAGCCGACGACCTCCTCCGCCAGGATGGCCGCGAGTGGCGGACGCTGTGAGGTAAGGCCCAACCAGTAAAGACCATGCCTCTCTCCGAAGACACCCTTTCCTGCCTTGGCGCTGAAGTTCCACTGCCAAAGATCGACCGCGCTCTCAAAGAATTGTGGGCTACCGATGGAGCGAACAAAACCCGCGCCTCGTTGATCAACTTCGCCATTTACAGCGAAGACCCTGAGAGCATTGTCAAAAACAATGAGCAGATGGGTCGGATCGCGGACGACAATGCCTGCCGGGCTCTATTGATCACTTGCCTGCCTGACATCCAGCCCCAGCGAGCTCGTGCCTGGATCAATGCCCTCTGCCGCCCGTATCAGGGGAAGCAGATCGTCTGCAGCGAGCAGTTGTCCTTCGTTCTGGAAGGTGGCGATGCGACTCAGGTTCAAAATGTGGTTTTTGCCCACCTCGATTCCGACCTGCCTTTGATCGTGTGGTGGCAGGGAGATCTGACCAAACGCTTTGAAGAGCGTTTTTACAGTCGGATTGACACCCTCATCATCGACAGCCGACGCTGGTCGGATCCCGCTGCCGAGTTTGCTTGGCTGAATGAGGCCAAAGCATCCGCTCATTTCGATGTGCGTGACTTGAGCTGGACTCGCAGCCACTTCCTGCGCACCGCCCTGGCGAACAGCTTCCAGGACATCAAAGCCCGCGAGCATCTGAATAACATCGAGACTATCGAGGTGACTCATGCCCCAGGTCAGCGTTGTGCCGCCCTGCTCTTGGGAGGCTGGATCTGTCTCCGCCTCGGAGCGAGTCTGGAGGCAAACGCCCGTGGACTCACCTTCATCAAGGCCAATGGCAGCCGCGTCACCCTCAGCCTTCAGGAGAGCAGCGCAGGCTGTGCCCTCCAGGCCCTACGCCTGACGGCCCCGTGTCTGGAAGTCTCCATCACACGCGATGGCTCCTCCGCCTTCGTCCATACCCACGCCTCTTGTGAGGGACATAGCCACGAGGAAATGCTCCCTGCTGACGTGGTCAGTGATGCCGAGCTCATATCCTCCCAGCTCAGCCGGGCAGGGGGCAGCACCCACTACAAGAACGTTTTGCCGCTGATCGGCCCCATGCTGGCTCGTATTAGTTAAGTCTTGTTTTGCTCTTGCCTCCTGGGCTGGCGGGGTTATGCGTGAAGCTCCGCTCACGCCATGTCCGTTTCTCTGCGTCATTTCATCTGCTCAGCGGGTCTGCTTTGCCTGGCAGCTCCGGTCTTCTCCCAATCTTCCAGCAACGGTATTGCCGCTGTGGTGAATGGAAACGTCGTCACCAAATCGGAGGTGCGGGACGCGGTGAATGCCCAGGAGCAAATGCTGCGGATCCAGCTCCAGAATGATCCTGCGGCCCTCAAGCGGGAACTTTCCAACCTGCGCGCCAATGCCTTGGACAGCCTGATTGATCGCGAGTTGGTGCTGGCCGAATTCAAACGTCTCGGCGCAGCCATCAAAAGCCAGTGGGTGGATGACGACATCAACTCCATCGTGCGCGAGAATTTCAAAGGCGACCGCGAGGCTTTTGTCAAAGAACTGGCCAACTCGGGCATGACGCTGAAAAAATTCCGCGAGATGCGCGAGAAGATGATGATCGTGCAGGCGATGCGCGGCAGACAGGCCGCCGAGCAGCCACCGGCCACGCCCCGTGAAGTGGAGGAGTTTTACAAAAAGCACGTCGCCAAATGGCGCACCGGGGACATGATCAAAATCAGCACCATCACCATCCCCAAATACAGCGGTGATGCGAGTGCCTCCCCCGAAAGTCAGCGCAAGCTGGCCCAAGAGATCCGCAGCAAGCTGCTCAAAGGCGCAGACTTTGCCACCACCGCCCGCACCTACTCCCTAGACAGCCACGCGGAAGACGGCGGTGCCTGGGACTGGATGGGCCGTGAGCAAATGAAGCCTTCCATCGCCAACGTCGCTTTCAATTTGAAAACCGGTGGCCTGAGCGAAGTCATCGATGACGAGGCCGCTTACATCATCCTGACCTGCGACGCCGTCAAATACGGCACCCCCAAGCCCATGGGTGAAGTCCGCGAAGAAATCGAGCGCGTCATCTCCGCCGAGAAGTCCAAGGCGATCGTGGACAAATGGATGGACACCCTACGCAAGCGCGCCGTGATCAAGAAGTTCGGTTGGTAAGATCTGCTTTCCATTCCATCGCGCGACGTCTTTCCCTAAGCTGGAGTTGCTTGCCCTTGACCCGCAGTGAGCGTTCACGCGGGAGGTCGGCCTCCCGTTTACGCGGTGTCGCCGTCGAATACCCCTCTGCCAGAGCATGAGGATTTCACGCGACTCGTTCCAACTAGGTCACGGGCGAGTGAACATCACTTCGCCCGAGAGCCTTTCGTTGCTTGCGGCATCTGGCAGGGCGGGCAGCAGGTAGTGACCTTCACCGATCAAGGCATCGGCTTCCTCAGCAGGCTGGCGTAGTACGCCACTGAAGGTCACCACACGCGGCTTTGCTCCGGTGTCAGCCAGCTCAAAGCTGCCACTGAACAGGCCCGTCGCTGGCACCACCTTGGTTTTCCACTTGGTGGTGTTGGCCTCCGGTAGCTGCACACTGACCTCGTTCTTCAGGCTCAGGGCCACCTGTGTCGGCAGGTTGCTGTTCAGCGTGCTGCCCGTGTCACTATGCTGCACCCCAAGGGTGCTTTCGGTTAGACCAAGCCGTGTCGCCAGAGTGATGACTGGGGTCGATCCCTTGGCGGCCACGGGTGGGAGCCAGGGGTCGAGCATCATCACCGTCGTCACGGGTCCGATACCCGCGCGATACGTGGTGTCCGCAGCGAGGCCCGTTTTGCTCCAGCTCAAACCAGCCTCTTCGACATAACGGCGATTCGTCTGTGTGGGGTGCGGCAGAAGGGTGAAGGCACCGCCGAGATAGGACTCTGTGCGTTTCTTATAAGGTTGCACAAAGAGGCGATAACCAGGATCAGGATCCACATCCGGGGCCAGGGTGGTGGTGAAGGCCGTGCCATCCGCCAGTCTGCCTGTCAGCGTCATGACACCTGTCTTGCTGAGGGTCGCTGTCGCCCAGCCAGCCCCTGCGGGAACGTCTTCTGCCGCAGGCAACGCGGTCTCCAGCACGACCGTGTGAGCCCCGCTGTAGAGAACCGTGCTGCCTTTGGCCAAAGCCAGCAGCTTGCGGCCCGTCTCCGCACTTCCCAGGGGCTCGTCATCACGCTCAACCGTCGCGAGGACATCTCCCTGCATGGGGAGTGTGAAGCTGATCTCATAGGCTCCGGCTCCCTTCGTCACAGTTGCAGTTCCAGTGGCCAGTTCGTCGTCCACGTCGGTGGTTAGCTCGCCCTTCAGCGACAGAGCCGCCGTCTCCGTAACGGTCATGAGCTTACCGGAGAACGACTGCCCCGTGAGTGGCACCGTCAGCATCAGTTTCCCCACGGGGAGATCGTCAGCATCCACCAACAGCGCTTCATAACTGCCGGCAAAACTTTCCACCACCAGCGTGCCTTGCTGATAAACAAACAGGTAGTTAGCCGCCGCACCACCGCTGGCGGTGATCGGGTAGAGACCGCCGCCACTGGTCGTCTTGGCCGTCGTTTTCAGCACGGGTGTCTTGGTGAAGACCGCCTCTGTGTCTGATCCCAGGAAGCCGCTGTAAACAACCGTCAGCTCAGGATTGTCCTCCCCGGCGAACTTGCGCTTATGGTCAGGGGTGACATAGAGCGGCGCCTTGGTGATGATGAGCGTTCCGGTCTTGCTGCCAGAATTGTCCGTGGCGATGACGCTGTATTTGCCTACCTCCGTGGGAGGCGTGCTGCCGAAGCTGGTGCCGAGCTTGTATTCAATCGTCACGTCCCCACTGCCACCAATCGTGGTGATGGCGCGCGGCGTGCCCGTGTAGGTCTGGGCGAGATCCAGCAGAGTCAGCTTGGTCGGGGTCTCTTTCACCGTGATCGTTTTCATCACGGTCTTGGCCGCAGCATAGGTCCCGTCACCCGTCTGCACAGCCTGCACCTGCACCTTACCAATGGCCGTGAAGCTCAGGACGTTCCCAGCGAGACTCGCCCCTACCGAGGTGGTCCCAGCAGGTACCACGCTCAGTGTCACGGGCAGGCCCGAGCTAGCAGTCGCACTCAGATTCAGGGACCCCTGATCGAGGTAAACCGTCGTCGCTGGGGTAAAGGTGATCGTTTGGGCCAGAGGCTTGCTCAGTCCACCGAAGCCACGGATGGCAAAGCTGTAACTGCCATTCACACCATCATCGCTGGTCACCGTCACCGTAGCCGTGCGTTCGCCCGGCAGGCGTGGATCGAAGGTAACGGCGAAGGTGGTCTGTTCACTCGCAGCCACCGCAGCCGCGGGAAGCGTTGTTAATTCAAAATCCTCCGCTCCAGGGCCGCTGGTCACGACGGCTGGATTGTCGAGATGCAGCGTCGTATCACCGTCATTACGAATCGTGAAGACGTGAGTCACTGACGAGTTGATGAGCGCCACGGTTCCAAAGTCGGTCGCATCTGCCACATCAGGCATCGTGTCGCCGTTGGTGATGAGTTGATGACTGCCCGTGATTGCGATCACCCGCTCGCCCACATCAAGAATGGTGACGGTTAGGACCTGCTCAAAGACACCTCCCTCGCCGTCATCGGCACGCACACGAAGGCTGTAGCTGCTCTTGGTCTCATAATCGGCAACCACGGAGATTTTTAAATCTGTGCCGACGATGCTGAAGTCATCATTGTCTGTGTCCCCGATGCCTTCAACGAGGCTAAAGGTGTGTCCCTGTTCTGAATCAGGGTCAGTCGCGCTGAGCGTGCCCACCGTGGCATTCGCCGGGTTGTTTTCAGACAGAGAGTTATTGCTCAATTCCAAGGCCGTTGGGGCTAAACTGACGACATTAGCCACCTGCACCGCGGCACCGCTGCTCTCGCCGTTGGTGGTGACGACGGCATAGAGAGGGCCAGGAGTCAGGTCAGCGAGGCTTGTTACGGTTAAAGACATGGCCGTCGCGGCGGTTACGGTGCCGGTGCCAGCGGGAGTGAAGGTGACGGTGTTATTGCTAGGGGTGGCGGCGTCGAAGTCGATG is a genomic window of Prosthecobacter debontii containing:
- a CDS encoding MBG domain-containing protein; this translates as MMSVDRLGQTLASLGCLSLQAFMPSTRRTYFALPSLLPWALIWIVCLGMISSHSHARPPFPEFVDPNPNPRNQFGHSVVPLSTGNVVITAPYDDAGGTDAGAVYLFNGATGELISTLRGTIRGSYVGEGGVTALSNGNYVVCSPDWNHGAGAVTWGSGTTGVSGDVSASNSLVGGNANDYIGSEGVTALSNGNYVVCSSSWANGIVNNVGAVTWGSGSSGVSGVVSASNSLVGSRINDNVGNRGVTALSNGNYVVRSPDWGNGYALWVGAVTWGNGATGVSGVVSASNSLVGGKGSDQVGYGGVKALSNGDYVVCSPIWDNGSVADAGAVTWGNGTTGVSGVVSDSNSLVGSRASDQVGSGGVTALSNGNYVVGSPIWDNGSVADAGSVTWGNGTAGVSGVVSASNSLVGSKANDRVGQEGVVALSNGNYVVSSRDWDNGAVSNVGAVTWGSGTTGVSGVVNNSNSLVGIKANDRVGQGGVVALSNGNYVVSSASWHNGVTSGVGAVTWGNGTTGVSGGVSASNSLVGSKNNDLVGSGGVTALSNGNYVVRSPHWSNGAFTSTGAVTWVNGSSGVTGVVSSSNSLVGGAANSGVGSGDVTELSDGNYVVCSPYWDNGAVSNVGAVTWGSGTTGVSGVVSASNSLVGSKANDYVGSEGVTALSNGNYVVRSPNWGNGDVTNAGAVTWVNGSSGVTGVVSASNSLVGSQYYDFVGSGVVTALSNGNYVASTLYWKNGDFVYSGAVTWGSGTTGVSGVVNSSNSLVGLTRDASLADVVVDNVNNTFFSRFLGEGSGKVRLGSQADGLAPTPRVTLNTANLASNATSLILTGIDFDAATPSNNTVTFTPAGTGTVTAATAMSLTVTSLADLTPGPLYAVVTTNGESSGAAVQVANVVSLAPTALELSNNSLSENNPANATVGTLSATDPDSEQGHTFSLVEGIGDTDNDDFSIVGTDLKISVVADYETKSSYSLRVRADDGEGGVFEQVLTVTILDVGERVIAITGSHQLITNGDTMPDVADATDFGTVALINSSVTHVFTIRNDGDTTLHLDNPAVVTSGPGAEDFELTTLPAAAVAASEQTTFAVTFDPRLPGERTATVTVTSDDGVNGSYSFAIRGFGGLSKPLAQTITFTPATTVYLDQGSLNLSATASSGLPVTLSVVPAGTTSVGASLAGNVLSFTAIGKVQVQAVQTGDGTYAAAKTVMKTITVKETPTKLTLLDLAQTYTGTPRAITTIGGSGDVTIEYKLGTSFGSTPPTEVGKYSVIATDNSGSKTGTLIITKAPLYVTPDHKRKFAGEDNPELTVVYSGFLGSDTEAVFTKTPVLKTTAKTTSGGGLYPITASGGAAANYLFVYQQGTLVVESFAGSYEALLVDADDLPVGKLMLTVPLTGQSFSGKLMTVTETAALSLKGELTTDVDDELATGTATVTKGAGAYEISFTLPMQGDVLATVERDDEPLGSAETGRKLLALAKGSTVLYSGAHTVVLETALPAAEDVPAGAGWATATLSKTGVMTLTGRLADGTAFTTTLAPDVDPDPGYRLFVQPYKKRTESYLGGAFTLLPHPTQTNRRYVEEAGLSWSKTGLAADTTYRAGIGPVTTVMMLDPWLPPVAAKGSTPVITLATRLGLTESTLGVQHSDTGSTLNSNLPTQVALSLKNEVSVQLPEANTTKWKTKVVPATGLFSGSFELADTGAKPRVVTFSGVLRQPAEEADALIGEGHYLLPALPDAASNERLSGEVMFTRP
- a CDS encoding peptidylprolyl isomerase — encoded protein: MSVSLRHFICSAGLLCLAAPVFSQSSSNGIAAVVNGNVVTKSEVRDAVNAQEQMLRIQLQNDPAALKRELSNLRANALDSLIDRELVLAEFKRLGAAIKSQWVDDDINSIVRENFKGDREAFVKELANSGMTLKKFREMREKMMIVQAMRGRQAAEQPPATPREVEEFYKKHVAKWRTGDMIKISTITIPKYSGDASASPESQRKLAQEIRSKLLKGADFATTARTYSLDSHAEDGGAWDWMGREQMKPSIANVAFNLKTGGLSEVIDDEAAYIILTCDAVKYGTPKPMGEVREEIERVISAEKSKAIVDKWMDTLRKRAVIKKFGW